A window from Prosthecochloris marina encodes these proteins:
- a CDS encoding EamA family transporter: MPNHRQNYLMGLFLVALAATLFGVAGAVAKILFISKLSPVQLTAIRAFVAALVMFSLIVVVDRKSLVVTKKQFFFLFLLAIVWACVTVTFYLSVSKIDVAVALTLEYTAPIFVIVFGLFAGTHRFSFHVIWIIIISVVGCILLTEAYDSISLHTDLLGIIYGLLSGIAFAIYTLLGNKGHILGIRSVTMTVYALGISAGLWLFAIPWLELSSISLDGPTIGYILFIAIGATVIPFWIYMAGLKHIDAFPATIVGMLDPISAGLAAYLLLGEVLSGWQMAGMLLVFYVIASVKFYESKFLTPA, from the coding sequence ATGCCAAATCACAGACAAAACTATCTGATGGGGTTGTTTTTAGTTGCTCTGGCGGCAACTCTTTTTGGCGTTGCGGGCGCAGTAGCTAAGATCCTGTTTATCTCAAAGCTATCTCCTGTTCAACTGACAGCCATTCGTGCTTTTGTGGCAGCACTCGTGATGTTTTCACTGATAGTTGTAGTGGATCGAAAATCCTTGGTGGTTACAAAAAAGCAGTTCTTTTTTCTTTTTTTACTGGCTATTGTCTGGGCTTGTGTCACCGTTACCTTTTATTTGTCAGTTTCTAAAATAGACGTGGCAGTTGCGCTGACGCTGGAATATACTGCTCCGATATTTGTCATTGTTTTCGGATTATTCGCAGGAACCCATAGATTTTCTTTCCACGTCATCTGGATTATCATCATCAGTGTGGTGGGATGTATTTTGCTAACCGAGGCGTATGACAGCATTTCACTGCATACCGACCTGCTCGGCATTATCTATGGGCTTCTGAGCGGTATTGCTTTTGCTATTTACACCTTGCTGGGTAACAAGGGGCATATTCTTGGTATACGCAGTGTAACAATGACCGTTTATGCTCTGGGCATTTCCGCAGGACTCTGGTTGTTTGCCATACCTTGGCTCGAACTTTCTTCAATCTCCTTAGATGGTCCCACGATTGGATATATCCTGTTTATTGCCATTGGAGCTACCGTAATACCTTTTTGGATTTACATGGCCGGGTTAAAGCATATAGATGCATTTCCGGCTACAATCGTTGGGATGCTTGACCCTATTTCTGCCGGCTTGGCTGCTTATCTGCTGTTAGGCGAAGTGCTTTCGGGATGGCAAATGGCAGGTATGCTTTTGGTGTTTTATGTCATTGCATCCGTCAAGTTTTACGAAAGCAAATTTCTGACTCCAGCTTAG
- a CDS encoding TonB-dependent receptor encodes MKDLFTFFFTCVVAVTCYGFIGPDISHAKTPGSASGTTVTGLVVDDVDGLPLPGVNISIRGTSKGAVTGQDGRYRLDNVSGTSAIVKASYIGYVKGEYPITLTPGKAVTKNIRLNPGVVISEEITVVGEILKGQAKALNQQKNNINVTNVVASDQIGKFPDSNVGDALKRIPGISVFNDQGEARFGHIRGTEPRFNSVTVNGERIPSAEAENRTIQLDLIPADMIQTIEVTKALTPDMDADAIGGSINLVTKVPTEERISLSAGGGSNFLDETGGGRYQFGGTYGNRFANDKLGVLFSLSYDNNDFGSDNIEAEWDAGDDGMEGIKEFQERKYDVQRIRKSFSGALDYRFNENHVLKFNGIYNWREDYENRFRTKYKDLDEDLATIERETKGGTEKDARLEDQRMMSFTLGGEHDFGKLDLDWQAAYSKASEDRPNERYINFRAKNQPFTADISDPENPFVTIPNPDVSDGITDSEDWQLKELTEEHQYTEDIDKNFALNFRYEATDALEFKFGGKIRDKKKKRDNDFYEYEPVDEEAFRDEVFANLEDETKDHFLPGDKYKSGVFVSNEFLGDLDLENGDFNKKLVKEELAGNFDAKEQIKAVYAMATWNISDKTTLLGGARLEHTHNEYNAFKYFAEEDSLAAVEGNPSDYTDVLPYVHLRYKINELTNIKLAYTHSLARPNYFDLAPYQEIVAEDEEIKIGNPALEPTLSKNIDLMIEHYLSDVGILSAGVFYKSISDFILTKKEDIDYSGDTFEQFQPVNAGDGTIMGIETAAQFQLPFIPGLGLYLNYTYTHSEIDNFDIEGRENDDLPLPGSPEHTANASIAYENGPFNIRLSGNYHSDFIDAEEGSIGENKWEDRYYDSSFTLDLNGGYRVSDIVQLYFEVSNLTNQPLRFYQGEKQYVAQEEWYDRRFLVGLKADF; translated from the coding sequence ATGAAAGATTTATTTACTTTTTTTTTCACCTGCGTGGTTGCAGTAACATGCTATGGATTCATAGGCCCCGACATTTCGCATGCTAAAACGCCAGGATCGGCTTCCGGCACGACAGTAACCGGCCTTGTCGTTGACGACGTTGACGGCCTCCCTCTTCCGGGAGTGAACATCTCCATCAGAGGCACATCAAAAGGAGCTGTCACCGGTCAGGACGGCCGTTACCGCCTGGACAATGTTTCAGGCACTTCTGCTATTGTTAAAGCCTCCTATATAGGTTACGTAAAAGGAGAATATCCGATAACCCTCACTCCCGGCAAAGCCGTAACAAAGAATATACGACTGAACCCCGGCGTAGTGATCAGTGAGGAGATAACCGTTGTTGGTGAAATTCTTAAGGGCCAGGCAAAGGCGTTGAACCAGCAGAAAAACAACATCAACGTCACCAATGTCGTTGCTTCCGATCAGATCGGTAAATTTCCGGACTCTAATGTGGGTGATGCCCTGAAAAGAATTCCGGGTATAAGCGTTTTCAACGACCAGGGTGAAGCACGTTTCGGCCATATTCGCGGAACTGAACCCCGCTTCAACTCCGTAACGGTCAACGGCGAACGGATTCCTTCAGCAGAAGCTGAGAACAGAACGATTCAGCTCGATCTCATCCCGGCCGACATGATCCAGACCATCGAGGTCACCAAAGCATTGACACCTGATATGGATGCCGATGCAATCGGCGGTTCGATCAATCTTGTCACCAAGGTCCCTACTGAAGAAAGAATCTCTCTTTCAGCAGGAGGAGGTTCGAACTTCCTCGATGAAACCGGCGGTGGACGCTACCAGTTCGGAGGCACATATGGTAACCGCTTTGCCAACGACAAACTCGGAGTGCTCTTCAGCCTCTCTTACGATAATAACGACTTCGGTTCCGACAACATCGAAGCGGAATGGGATGCCGGAGACGACGGAATGGAAGGCATCAAGGAGTTCCAGGAAAGGAAATATGACGTCCAACGTATCCGCAAAAGTTTTTCAGGAGCACTCGACTATCGCTTCAACGAAAACCATGTCCTTAAATTCAATGGTATTTATAACTGGAGAGAAGACTACGAAAACCGCTTCCGAACCAAGTACAAAGATCTCGATGAAGATCTCGCCACGATAGAACGAGAGACGAAAGGCGGTACGGAAAAAGATGCCCGCCTCGAGGACCAGAGAATGATGTCGTTCACACTTGGCGGCGAACATGATTTCGGCAAGCTTGATCTGGACTGGCAGGCAGCATATTCAAAAGCTTCGGAAGATCGTCCGAATGAACGATATATCAACTTCAGAGCCAAGAACCAACCGTTTACCGCCGACATCAGCGACCCTGAAAATCCATTTGTAACGATCCCGAATCCCGATGTATCAGACGGAATAACCGACAGCGAAGACTGGCAGCTCAAAGAACTTACCGAAGAACATCAGTATACCGAGGATATCGATAAGAATTTCGCACTGAATTTCCGTTATGAAGCAACCGACGCGCTCGAGTTCAAATTCGGAGGCAAAATCCGGGACAAGAAAAAAAAGCGCGATAACGATTTCTACGAATACGAGCCGGTTGACGAGGAAGCTTTCCGCGATGAAGTTTTTGCCAACCTGGAAGATGAAACCAAGGATCATTTTCTGCCGGGTGACAAATACAAGTCTGGCGTCTTTGTCTCAAATGAGTTTCTCGGTGATCTTGACCTGGAAAACGGCGATTTCAACAAGAAACTCGTAAAGGAAGAGCTTGCCGGAAACTTCGATGCGAAGGAACAGATCAAAGCAGTCTATGCGATGGCGACCTGGAACATCAGCGACAAAACAACGCTGCTTGGAGGCGCAAGGCTCGAGCATACCCACAATGAATACAACGCCTTCAAGTACTTTGCCGAGGAAGACTCGCTTGCCGCTGTAGAAGGCAACCCGTCTGATTACACCGACGTTTTGCCCTATGTCCACCTGCGTTATAAAATCAATGAACTGACTAACATCAAGCTCGCCTATACGCACAGTCTCGCAAGGCCAAACTACTTTGACCTTGCTCCGTATCAGGAAATCGTTGCAGAAGATGAGGAAATAAAAATAGGTAATCCAGCCCTTGAACCGACTCTTTCGAAAAACATCGACCTGATGATCGAGCATTATCTGAGCGATGTCGGTATTCTTTCCGCCGGCGTATTTTACAAGTCGATCAGCGATTTTATCCTCACCAAAAAAGAAGATATCGATTATTCGGGAGATACGTTCGAGCAGTTCCAGCCCGTCAATGCCGGAGACGGCACAATCATGGGCATAGAAACCGCTGCACAGTTCCAGCTACCTTTCATCCCCGGTCTCGGACTGTATCTGAACTACACCTACACCCACTCCGAAATAGACAACTTCGACATCGAGGGACGTGAAAACGATGATCTGCCCTTACCGGGCAGCCCTGAACACACAGCAAACGCATCGATCGCTTATGAGAACGGTCCGTTCAATATCCGCCTCTCGGGAAACTATCATAGCGACTTCATTGACGCGGAAGAAGGATCGATCGGTGAAAACAAATGGGAAGACCGATACTATGACAGCTCTTTCACCCTCGATCTCAATGGCGGCTATCGAGTGAGCGACATCGTACAGCTCTACTTCGAGGTCAGTAACCTGACAAATCAGCCGCTGCGCTTCTACCAGGGTGAAAAGCAGTATGTGGCCCAGGAAGAATGGTATGACAGAAGATTCCTGGTTGGCCTCAAGGCTGATTTCTAA
- a CDS encoding phytase, producing MMKRMAFVLTLLTVFGGMLVSCQSNSEQMIEPLAVTDPVRHDSEDPAIWVNRKNPVESLVLATDKNKDGALCVFDLTGKMIQEKNITGLARPNNVDVGYGFSLNGNSIDIAVVTERLENRIRIFLLPDMTPIDNGGIPVFEGEEQNAPMGIALYKRPSDGKMYAVVSRKEGPTDGTYLWQYLLEESAGGCITGRKVREFGTWSGHQEIEAVAVDHELGYLYYSDEGVGVRKYHADPEARDANNELALFATSGFKEDHEGITIWKTDEANGYIVVSDQAAGKLRLYPRNGKSINKPHEHELLAVVKTQAKETDGIDAAADLVTADYPSGIIVVMSDDKTYHYYSLKDIFNQ from the coding sequence ATGATGAAGAGAATGGCATTTGTCCTTACACTACTGACGGTATTTGGCGGCATGCTCGTCTCCTGCCAAAGCAACTCCGAACAAATGATCGAACCTTTGGCCGTTACCGATCCTGTTCGCCATGACAGTGAAGACCCCGCTATATGGGTCAACAGGAAAAACCCCGTAGAAAGCCTTGTGCTCGCGACTGACAAGAACAAAGACGGTGCCTTGTGTGTGTTTGATCTTACAGGCAAGATGATTCAAGAAAAAAACATCACAGGGCTTGCGAGACCGAACAATGTCGATGTCGGCTACGGCTTCTCTCTGAACGGAAACAGTATCGATATCGCTGTTGTCACTGAACGTCTCGAGAACCGGATACGGATATTCCTTTTACCCGACATGACCCCAATAGATAACGGAGGCATCCCTGTTTTCGAAGGGGAAGAACAAAACGCTCCGATGGGCATCGCACTCTACAAAAGACCTTCGGACGGAAAAATGTATGCCGTAGTCAGCCGCAAAGAAGGACCGACCGACGGAACATATCTCTGGCAGTACCTTCTCGAAGAGAGTGCCGGCGGATGTATTACCGGTCGAAAAGTAAGGGAATTCGGAACATGGAGCGGCCATCAGGAAATCGAAGCGGTTGCCGTCGATCATGAACTGGGTTACCTTTATTATTCCGATGAAGGCGTCGGGGTGAGAAAATATCATGCCGACCCGGAAGCCCGTGATGCAAACAACGAGCTTGCCTTGTTTGCGACCAGTGGTTTCAAGGAAGATCACGAAGGGATAACTATCTGGAAAACCGATGAGGCAAACGGCTACATCGTCGTTTCGGATCAGGCTGCAGGAAAACTGAGGCTTTACCCGAGAAACGGCAAGAGCATAAACAAACCGCATGAGCACGAACTCCTCGCTGTTGTCAAAACACAGGCAAAGGAAACCGACGGGATAGACGCTGCCGCCGATCTCGTAACAGCCGACTACCCTTCAGGTATCATTGTGGTTATGTCAGACGATAAAACCTATCACTATTACTCCTTGAAAGATATCTTCAATCAATAA
- a CDS encoding NAD(P)/FAD-dependent oxidoreductase, with product MSKKIVVLGAGTGGTIISNNLRRHLPEEWEITVIDRDDNHVYQPGMLFVPFDLQKTGTLTRSRKRYILPGINFVIDEITHVDTDKRTVKTKNHSFPYDFLVICTGCKIAPEENDGLMEAWGKNAFTFYSIEGADLLRQKLKEFDGGKLVLDIAEVPFKCPVAPIEFVFMADWYFRKKGIRKKVEIELVTPLTGAFTKPKASAVFGESAKEKNIKITPMFELNEVNGKEKYIESVQGDRISYDTLVIIPTTTGDEVISNSGLDDGIGFVPTHLNTLQALKRERVYVIGDATNVPTSKAGSVAHYEADVVVFNIMAEIHGIKPEEIYDGHSTCFIVYEKGTSSLIDFNYKIEPLPGKFPLPHMGPFSLLRETKANWYGKLGFEWLYWNVLLAGRHLGMPPTLVMAGKEIG from the coding sequence ATGTCGAAAAAGATAGTTGTCCTTGGCGCCGGAACCGGCGGAACGATTATCTCCAACAACCTTAGAAGGCACTTGCCCGAAGAATGGGAAATTACCGTTATTGACCGTGACGACAATCATGTCTATCAGCCGGGAATGCTTTTTGTTCCGTTTGATCTTCAAAAAACCGGCACGCTGACACGTTCAAGAAAAAGGTACATTCTCCCCGGCATTAATTTCGTCATAGACGAGATTACCCATGTCGATACCGATAAAAGAACGGTAAAAACTAAAAACCATAGCTTTCCCTATGACTTTCTGGTAATCTGTACCGGTTGCAAGATTGCACCGGAAGAAAACGACGGCCTGATGGAGGCGTGGGGAAAAAACGCATTCACCTTTTACTCGATCGAGGGAGCCGATCTTCTGCGGCAGAAGCTCAAGGAATTTGACGGCGGGAAACTGGTGCTCGATATAGCGGAAGTTCCGTTCAAATGCCCCGTAGCTCCGATCGAATTCGTTTTCATGGCAGACTGGTACTTCAGAAAAAAAGGGATCAGAAAGAAAGTTGAGATTGAACTCGTCACCCCGTTGACCGGAGCTTTTACCAAACCCAAAGCTTCGGCTGTTTTTGGGGAATCAGCCAAGGAGAAAAACATCAAGATAACTCCAATGTTTGAGCTGAACGAGGTCAATGGAAAAGAAAAATACATTGAATCCGTACAGGGTGACCGGATCTCCTATGACACGCTTGTCATCATTCCAACAACCACCGGCGACGAGGTCATAAGCAATTCAGGACTGGATGATGGAATAGGATTCGTCCCGACTCACCTCAACACCCTTCAGGCACTCAAACGCGAACGAGTATATGTGATCGGTGATGCAACGAATGTCCCAACCTCAAAAGCAGGATCGGTCGCTCATTATGAGGCGGATGTTGTTGTTTTCAACATCATGGCGGAAATTCACGGGATAAAACCCGAAGAAATCTACGATGGCCATTCAACCTGTTTTATTGTCTACGAAAAAGGAACGTCTTCACTCATTGACTTCAACTACAAGATAGAGCCCTTACCTGGCAAATTCCCACTTCCTCATATGGGCCCCTTTTCTCTCCTCAGGGAAACCAAGGCGAATTGGTATGGAAAACTCGGCTTTGAATGGCTGTACTGGAACGTACTGCTTGCCGGCAGGCATCTCGGTATGCCCCCCACCTTGGTTATGGCCGGCAAGGAAATAGGCTGA
- the thiS gene encoding sulfur carrier protein ThiS encodes MITITLNGEQRNVQTGSSVDDLLGIIGAETQRVAVVVNENIVYPEKRSSQILQENDQVEVLAFVEGG; translated from the coding sequence ATGATAACAATTACCTTGAACGGCGAACAACGTAACGTCCAGACCGGCTCCAGCGTCGACGATCTATTAGGCATCATCGGTGCCGAAACGCAGCGCGTAGCTGTTGTTGTCAACGAAAACATCGTATATCCGGAGAAACGCAGTAGCCAGATACTGCAAGAAAATGATCAGGTTGAAGTACTTGCTTTTGTAGAAGGAGGTTGA
- a CDS encoding thiazole synthase gives MNELQIGTHTFSSRLILGTGKFGNVQSMLDAIRAAGTELVTVALRRFNREQVEHDLFAALSTIEGLTLMPNTSGASNAQEAVRAAHISRELSGSPFIKVEIHPNPQHLMPDPIETYEASRILASEGFLVMPYIPADPVLAKRLEDAGCASVMPLGSAIGSGHGLATAEMIKLIIRESSIPVIVDAGLRSPSEACAAMEMGCEAVLVNSAIAAAENPAEMASAFNDAVKAGLKARDAGIMPKSGSAVATSPLTSFLGKTS, from the coding sequence ATGAATGAATTACAGATAGGCACCCATACTTTTTCTTCCCGCCTTATTCTTGGCACAGGAAAATTCGGCAATGTCCAGTCAATGCTCGATGCGATTCGTGCGGCGGGAACGGAACTGGTCACTGTAGCCCTTCGCCGGTTCAATCGCGAACAGGTTGAACACGATCTTTTTGCTGCGCTTTCAACCATTGAAGGCCTGACGCTCATGCCGAACACGTCAGGTGCATCGAACGCGCAAGAAGCTGTCAGAGCGGCGCATATTTCCCGGGAACTTTCCGGCAGCCCGTTCATCAAAGTCGAGATCCATCCCAATCCGCAACACCTGATGCCTGATCCTATAGAAACGTACGAAGCCTCCCGTATTCTTGCTTCGGAAGGTTTTCTGGTTATGCCTTACATTCCTGCGGATCCTGTACTGGCAAAAAGGCTTGAAGATGCCGGATGCGCATCGGTTATGCCGCTTGGCTCGGCAATCGGCAGCGGACATGGTCTTGCAACAGCTGAAATGATAAAGCTTATCATCCGTGAAAGCAGCATACCGGTCATTGTCGATGCCGGGTTGCGCTCCCCATCCGAAGCCTGCGCTGCAATGGAAATGGGATGTGAAGCTGTACTGGTCAACAGTGCAATAGCTGCAGCGGAAAATCCTGCTGAAATGGCATCCGCCTTCAACGATGCTGTCAAAGCCGGGTTAAAAGCAAGGGATGCAGGGATCATGCCAAAGTCAGGGTCTGCAGTTGCGACAAGTCCGTTAACCTCTTTTCTTGGAAAAACATCATGA
- the thiH gene encoding 2-iminoacetate synthase ThiH — MNGLPNWLTDEKGSADIAPLLAPDSPVSLESLAAEAKAITLRRFGRTMSLYAPLYLSNYCSSGCVYCGYASDRKTLRRRLDFQEVERELECMKTMGINDVLLLTGERTSDASFDYLRRCVDIAATLMPKISVEAFPMDINEYRALADSGCTGITIYQETYDPDQYNMLHRWGPKKNFLDRLETPERALQAGIKTVGVGALLGLYQPEKEALKLLRHVRHLCKTYWKAGLSVSFPRMRPQTGGYQPPFPVTDSFLARMIFAFRIGLPDVELALSTRESPRFRDGMAGLAITRMSIASRTTVGGYIEQNNDEKGQFEVHDDRNVEEFCFALQEKNIEPVFKNWEPVYNGPCSE; from the coding sequence ATGAACGGACTCCCAAATTGGCTAACTGATGAAAAAGGGTCTGCTGACATAGCACCCCTGCTCGCTCCGGATTCCCCTGTTTCACTTGAATCCCTTGCTGCCGAGGCAAAGGCGATAACCCTTCGTCGTTTCGGGCGTACCATGTCACTTTATGCGCCGCTTTACCTTTCGAACTATTGCTCAAGCGGCTGTGTTTACTGTGGCTATGCTTCAGACCGAAAAACACTGCGCAGACGCCTTGATTTCCAGGAAGTTGAACGTGAGCTGGAGTGTATGAAAACCATGGGCATCAACGACGTCCTGCTTCTTACCGGCGAACGAACCAGTGATGCAAGCTTTGATTACCTGAGGCGTTGCGTCGACATCGCAGCCACCTTGATGCCAAAAATCTCGGTAGAAGCGTTTCCAATGGACATCAATGAATACCGTGCACTTGCAGACTCCGGCTGTACCGGTATCACTATCTACCAAGAAACCTATGACCCCGATCAGTACAATATGCTTCACCGCTGGGGTCCGAAGAAAAACTTTCTCGACCGCCTGGAAACGCCAGAACGCGCACTTCAGGCAGGCATAAAAACTGTCGGAGTCGGAGCACTGCTCGGTCTTTATCAACCTGAAAAAGAAGCATTGAAACTGTTACGCCACGTTCGCCATCTTTGCAAAACCTACTGGAAAGCTGGCCTATCAGTTTCATTCCCACGTATGCGTCCACAAACCGGCGGCTATCAGCCACCATTTCCGGTAACCGACAGCTTTCTTGCAAGAATGATTTTCGCTTTCCGCATCGGTCTGCCCGATGTCGAACTGGCACTTTCAACCCGTGAGAGCCCTCGGTTTCGTGATGGTATGGCCGGGCTTGCCATCACCCGCATGAGTATTGCGAGCAGGACTACAGTTGGCGGATACATCGAACAAAACAACGACGAAAAAGGTCAGTTTGAAGTGCATGACGACCGTAATGTGGAGGAGTTCTGTTTTGCGCTCCAGGAAAAAAATATCGAGCCCGTCTTTAAAAACTGGGAACCTGTCTACAACGGCCCCTGTAGCGAATAG
- a CDS encoding CPBP family intramembrane glutamic endopeptidase, whose product MKKVVDYRGVLLFLLLSFSGAWLVSLPLWISQKGLLHPFTGLVLLVMMAVPALAVLVVYMLNGGTEKTRLLGLGLGSKGWWRYWVFGWFIVPLFAIFAPFMSSAFGLYTLDVQDFSGFKELLASGKGGVDPDTVPVRLLVFGQLFSIFLSPVLNAVFVFGEEIGWRGYLLPRLLPLGQWPALLISGIVWGLWHSPVVLLGYNYPQHPVYGVFFMMILCVIFGVLFGWTRLATGSIWPAVIAHGALNGSAGVMYLFSKAGTTFDTAHAGITGWTGWILPVLWILILLVTRRLPVSDPPDERLLSFYSLQGPL is encoded by the coding sequence ATGAAAAAGGTCGTTGACTATCGTGGGGTGCTATTGTTTCTGCTTCTTTCATTTTCGGGAGCCTGGCTGGTGAGCTTACCGTTGTGGATTAGTCAGAAAGGACTCCTGCATCCTTTTACCGGCCTTGTTTTGCTCGTCATGATGGCCGTTCCCGCTCTTGCTGTGCTTGTCGTTTACATGTTGAATGGTGGAACGGAAAAAACAAGACTCCTGGGTCTCGGGCTCGGTTCGAAAGGCTGGTGGCGCTACTGGGTTTTCGGTTGGTTCATTGTGCCTTTGTTTGCAATTTTCGCTCCGTTCATGAGTTCTGCTTTTGGATTGTATACGTTGGATGTTCAGGATTTTTCAGGCTTTAAGGAGCTTTTGGCTTCTGGAAAGGGAGGGGTTGATCCCGATACGGTTCCTGTCAGGCTTCTGGTTTTTGGGCAGCTTTTCAGCATTTTTCTCTCTCCCGTGCTCAATGCTGTTTTTGTTTTTGGAGAGGAGATAGGGTGGAGAGGCTATCTTTTGCCGAGGCTTTTGCCACTGGGGCAATGGCCGGCTTTATTGATCAGTGGGATCGTGTGGGGGCTTTGGCATTCCCCCGTGGTGTTGTTGGGATACAACTATCCTCAGCATCCGGTTTACGGGGTCTTCTTTATGATGATATTATGCGTTATTTTTGGCGTCCTTTTTGGGTGGACCCGGCTTGCAACAGGGAGCATATGGCCAGCGGTCATCGCTCATGGTGCCTTGAATGGCTCTGCCGGAGTCATGTATCTTTTTTCAAAAGCCGGGACAACCTTCGATACTGCTCATGCTGGCATAACAGGCTGGACCGGCTGGATATTGCCGGTTCTATGGATTCTGATTCTTCTGGTAACACGGCGCTTGCCGGTTTCCGATCCTCCTGATGAAAGGCTTTTAAGTTTCTATTCGCTACAGGGGCCGTTGTAG